The Desulfovibrio sp. G11 region CCGACCACACGGCCCTTGTCATCAAGCACGGGCAGGCGGCGGACATGGTGGTCCTTCATGAGCTTGCCCACCTTTAGCAGAGACGTCTCCGGGGTGACGCTCACAACATCGGTGGTCATCCAGTTTTGTACGGGCATGCTTCCCTCCGGTTTTTCGATACGTTTCAGAGTTGGGCGGCTGCGGAAGGCAGCGGCCTTTTTCTCTTTATACAACAACAGGCGGATGCTGCACAAGTGCGGCCGGCAGGGCGTCCGGCGCGGGGCGCGATGGAGATGGAGGCGTGATGGAAGTGTATCTGGATTGTAGCGGCGGCATCAGTGGCGACATGACCCTGGCCGCTCTGGCTCACCTGGGTGTGGATTTTGCGCCGCTGACGGCAGCGCTGGAAAAGGCGGGCATAGCCTGTGAGCTGGATATCCGTGAAGAGCTGAGGGCCGGGGGGCCGGGCAGGTGCGCTGATGTGCGCTGGCGGCAGGAAGAACAGCCTTTGCGTCATCCTGCGGATATTGCAGCCATCTTTAATGTTGTGGAGGTTTCCGTCGGAGTGCGCGCCCGCGCACTGGCCGTACTTGATGCCCTGACTGAGGCAGAGGCCCATGCCCATCAGATCCGGCCGGAAGATGTGCATTTTCATGAAGTAGGAGCCGTGGATACTCTGGTTGATATTCTGGGCGTATGCTACGGCCTTGAGTGTCTGGGCGCGCGCCGGGTTATCGCTTCGCCCCTGCCCTGGTTTTCCGGCACCACGGTTTGCGAGCACGGGCGCATCCCCCTGCCTGCTCCGGCCACGGCCTGGCTTTTGCGCGGCAAGCCTGTTTTTTCATCCGAAGGGGAAGAACCCTCCCGTCAGGAGCTTGTCACGCCGACAGGCGCGGCCTTGCTGCATGCACTGGCAGACGAGTTTGCCAATGGTCCCCGTGGCGTGCCGTCGGCCCTGGGTACGGGCTATGGCTCACGACCGGCGGCGTGCGGCCTGCGCGCATGGCTTGTGCGCCCGGAAGCGGACTTGACCGGGGCAGACCACAGTATGGGCGGGCAGGAGGTGGTCAGCCAGCTTGAAACTCACCTGGACCATCTGACCGGTGAGGAACTGGGGCTGGCCCTCAGTGCGCTGGCCGAAATGCCTGAAGTGCTTGATGTGCTGTGGCTGCCGGGCGTGGGCAAGAAAAACCGGCCCTCCGGACTGCTGCGCGTGCTCTGCCTGCCCGTGCATGAGGATATGGCGAGCCGTGCTGTTTTGCGCCACACCCATACCCTTGGTCTGCGCCGCCAGCGTGTGGAGCGCCTTGTTTTGCCCCGGCGGGGCGTAAGCACGCGCCTTGCCGGACAGGATATGCCCGCCAAGCTCTACGAGATCGAGGGGCGCAGCTATGTGCGCCCCGAGGCCGGGGCCGTGGCGCGGGCCGCGCGTGCAGAAGGCCTGGGAGCACCCGCCCTGCGCCTGAAGCCCGAAGCCGGAGAAGGCGGCCCTGTTGAATAGAAAATTCAAAAAAAAGAGCAATAGTTACAATAAGAAACCCCGCAATACGCAAAGAGCTCTTGCGTCCGGAACTGCATAGGCATATGGAAGCTCAGGGCATTGCGCCCTTCAAGGAGGATTACTATCATGACCATGCAAAATCTCTGGCGGCCTTTGGGGTTGTGCGCCCTGGCCGCGGCCCTGTGCATCGGGGTTCCGACGCAGGCCCATGCGGACAGTTTCCGTATGCAACCGGGTACACAGCTTGTGGCCCGTAATGACCAGCAGACGGACAGGGGCAGGAGCGCTGACGCGCGGGGCAGCTACAAAAAAGATGCCAAGGCGGCTAAAAGCACTGCCAAAAGCAGCGCGAAAGCCAATGGCAAAAACAAGGTTAAAAATGACGGCAAGACCGGCATAAAGAACGGCAGCGCCAAGGGCAAGGCTGTAAAGGGTGCGTCTAAAGTCGGAAAAGGCACGACCTATGCCAAAAATGACGCTAAAAAAGCCGGCAAACCACATCAGGCTGCCCGTCCCGCAGGCAGCAAGAGCCAGCGTGGTGACAAGGCCGTCCATCCCGGCGGCAAGCCCGGCAACGGCAACAGGGCAGCCCGTTCCGCCGAGCGGCCGGGCAAACGCCCTGAACCCCGCATGGAACGTCCGGAATCCCGCCAGGATCGCCCGCATAATGGTCTTGACGGTCAGCGTCGCGGCCCGCAACACTATGACGGTGACGTGACCAACTAGGGCAACGGGCATTTGCATGCTTTCATGGCCTCCGTTTGGGCAGTCAGGGGCTGTGCCCCGGGGGCCGCACTGCACTCATCCCGGGGCATTCCCGGGGGAGGGAATATGCTGCAGCCACGAAGGCTGTGCTGTTTTTGCCGTGGGCTTCCCCGTGTTGTACGGCGACCTCCCTTCGCACCGTGCAGCGGCATTAACGAAGCTGGTCTGGCAGGCTTGGACTGTGAACAGCGGGGACACCCCGCCAGTTAGCTGTATCGCAAGGCCCCGGATGGCCCCGGTTGCCGGGAATCCTGATTTCTGAAACGCATGGCCGTCAATGATAACAGCCCTCCGCAGTCTGCCTGCGGAGGGCTGTGTGTTTAGTGGCAGTTGGGCGGCCGGCATGTGCCTGCGGCGCGGGTGTTTTTACGGCAGGCTTCCGGTGGTGCAACTGCCCGCTCCTTGGGGATGGCCTGTGTTGCCGCCTTGACCCGTGTGCCAATCCATATAAGCTTTTCCACGGGCCGTGCATGGCCCGCAGTCATTAAAAAAGGAACAGAGCCTTGCCTGAACAGACTCCCCGGAAAAAGCATTGGTCCGTGGTTGAATACCTGCACGAATCTGTAAGAAACCCCGGTAGACGCGGACAGTTAGAGCAGATGTAAAGCAGCAGCGCGTTATGAATGCAAAGGCCGCCGCAAGATTTTCTTGCGGCGGCCTTGTATATGGCGGTGTTTTTCAGTGCGCCCGAGAGGCAGTTTGCAGCAGTCTGCATCCACACCCTGTCCGGCGGCGGTGCCTACCAGTCCAGAGTCACCTTGAAGGCGCGGGCCAGATCATCCACATGTTCGTGGGCAATGACGCTGTCACCGGACTTCATTGTCAGATGGCTGTCTCCGGTCACTGTGCCGATACGGGTGCATATCTGCCACTGGCCCAGAGCGTCAAAGATCATGGCCAGATCCGGTTTGACACTCACAAGCAGGCGGCTGGCGCTTTCGCTGTACAGAAGCTCTGTCTTGTTCATGGCCTGGAAGGCAGGCACAGCATCCAGGTTGAGTTCCGCACCCAGGCGGCCGCCGATGCACATTTCTGCAAGGGCAACGGCCAGCCCGCCGTCCGAGCAGTCGTGGCAGGCGGAAATGGCGCGCTGCCCCATGAGGGCGGAAACAGCGCGGTAGCGCGCCATGGCTGTTCCGGCATCCACGTGCGGCACACGGCCGCCCTTGAGGCCCAGCTCATCGGCGGCTTCACTGCCCGCCATTTCGCGCCACGTGCCGCCAAGCAGATAGATATGGTCGCCTTCTTTCTTGAAGTCCGAAGTCTGGGTGGCGGTAACGTTACGGATGACGCCCAGTATCGAAAAGAGCACCGTGGGCGGAATGGAGATGCGCTCGCCGCCGCCGGTGTAGTCGTTCTTCATCGAGTCTTTGCCCGAAATGCAGGGAACGCCGAAAGCCAGGCTGAACTGCCGCAGGGCGCGGCAGGCGCGCACAAGCTGCGCCAGCTTGTAGCGGCCATCCGGATTGGTGGGGCTGACCACCGGGTCGCACCAGCAGAAGTTATCCACCCCGGCCAGGGCGTCGGGGTCCGCGCCCACAGCCACGGCATTGCGTATGGCCTCGTCCATGGCGTTGGCCATCATCCAGTAGGTATCATACTCACTGAATTTGGGGCAGATGCCGTGGGAGATGACAAGGCCGGCATCGGATTCCAGCAGGGGGCGCAGCACACCCGCGTCGGCCGGGCCGTCACGCTTGACGCCCACCAGCGGCTTGATGACACTGCCGCCGCGCACTTCGTGGTCGTACTGGCGGATGATGTATTCCTTGGAGCAGATATTGAGGCGGCTGAGCATGCGCTTCAAAAACGCACCCTGATCGGCATCGGCCATATCCACGGTGATTTCTTTAACTTCCGGTGTTTTCCACACGGCTTCAAGCTCAAGCTGGGGCACCCCTTCGTGCATGAAGCTCATGGGCATAGAGGCCACAATGCGGTCATTGTAGCGCACTTCAAAGTAGCCGGACTCGGTGAAGGTCCCCAGGGCGGTGGCTTCCACGTCCATACGCGCGGCTAGGGCCATGAACTCGTCCAGCTTGGCGGGCGGCACGGCCAGGGTCATGCGCTCCTGCGCTTCGGAAAGCAGGATTTCCCACGGGCGCAGACCATCGTATTTAAGGGGAGCTTTGGCGATATCAAGCACACAGCCGCCCGTATCTTCGGCCATTTCGCCCACTGATGAGGACAGGCCCCCGGCGCCGTTGTCGGTAATGGCGTTGTACAGGCCGAGGTCGCGGGCGCGTATGATGAAATCATACATTTTGCGCTGGGTAATGGGGTCACCGATCTGTACGGCGGTGGCGGGGGAGCCTTCGTGCAGCTCTTCGGAGGAGAACGTGGCTCCGTGGATGCCGTCCTTGCCGATGCGCCCGCCGGTCATGACGATGAAGTCACCGGTTTCGGCTTTTTTGTACCAGCCGGGGCGGCCGTGCAGCTCAGCCGGGATAATGCCGACCGTGCCGCAATATACCAGCGGCTTGCCCAGGAAGCGCTCGTCGAAGACAAGGGAGCCATTGACCGTGGGCACGCCGGACTTGTTACCGCCGTGCTCCACACCTTCGCGTACGCCTTCAAGCACGCGGCGGGGATGCAGCAGGCGCGGGGGCAGGGGCTTGTCGTGAAAAGGCGAAGCAAAGCAGAACACGTCTGTATTGCATACCAGTTCAGCGCCCATGCCCGTGCCCATGGGGTCACGGTTGACGCCCACAATGCCTGTCAGCGCACCGCCGTAGGGGTCAAGCGCGGAGGGGCTGTTGTGGGTTTCTACCTTGATGCAGGCATCGTAGCCGTTGATAAAGGCGATAACGCCCGCATTGTCCTTGAACACGGATTTGCAGTAATCGTTTTCGCCCATGCGCTCGCGCAGGATGGCCGTGGCATCGCGGATGCAGGTCTTGTAGAGGTTGTCCACCACTTCGCGGCGGCCGGTATCCTCA contains the following coding sequences:
- a CDS encoding LarC family nickel insertion protein; this encodes MEVYLDCSGGISGDMTLAALAHLGVDFAPLTAALEKAGIACELDIREELRAGGPGRCADVRWRQEEQPLRHPADIAAIFNVVEVSVGVRARALAVLDALTEAEAHAHQIRPEDVHFHEVGAVDTLVDILGVCYGLECLGARRVIASPLPWFSGTTVCEHGRIPLPAPATAWLLRGKPVFSSEGEEPSRQELVTPTGAALLHALADEFANGPRGVPSALGTGYGSRPAACGLRAWLVRPEADLTGADHSMGGQEVVSQLETHLDHLTGEELGLALSALAEMPEVLDVLWLPGVGKKNRPSGLLRVLCLPVHEDMASRAVLRHTHTLGLRRQRVERLVLPRRGVSTRLAGQDMPAKLYEIEGRSYVRPEAGAVARAARAEGLGAPALRLKPEAGEGGPVE
- a CDS encoding AIR synthase-related protein — translated: MLYRVETGLHAGLDDTQGRKTAQHLRKALDLSTGSVRQIKVFTAEGFSESQVKRLLDEGIWHDPILQAASLEPLPSGDPTPDWYVEVGFRPGVTDNEARTARDTAAMVLDVPRDSLHVYTAVQYRIVNDPAAPLSREQVDTLTRDLLCNTLIQRYRIKSRDEWQANPGFEAQAAQVTGESNDTVETIGLSDMDDEALMQASRSNTWALNLKEMHCIRDQFSAPQEARRRKALDLPGNPTDVEMEVLAQTWSEHCKHKIFASRIEYTDEDTGRREVVDNLYKTCIRDATAILRERMGENDYCKSVFKDNAGVIAFINGYDACIKVETHNSPSALDPYGGALTGIVGVNRDPMGTGMGAELVCNTDVFCFASPFHDKPLPPRLLHPRRVLEGVREGVEHGGNKSGVPTVNGSLVFDERFLGKPLVYCGTVGIIPAELHGRPGWYKKAETGDFIVMTGGRIGKDGIHGATFSSEELHEGSPATAVQIGDPITQRKMYDFIIRARDLGLYNAITDNGAGGLSSSVGEMAEDTGGCVLDIAKAPLKYDGLRPWEILLSEAQERMTLAVPPAKLDEFMALAARMDVEATALGTFTESGYFEVRYNDRIVASMPMSFMHEGVPQLELEAVWKTPEVKEITVDMADADQGAFLKRMLSRLNICSKEYIIRQYDHEVRGGSVIKPLVGVKRDGPADAGVLRPLLESDAGLVISHGICPKFSEYDTYWMMANAMDEAIRNAVAVGADPDALAGVDNFCWCDPVVSPTNPDGRYKLAQLVRACRALRQFSLAFGVPCISGKDSMKNDYTGGGERISIPPTVLFSILGVIRNVTATQTSDFKKEGDHIYLLGGTWREMAGSEAADELGLKGGRVPHVDAGTAMARYRAVSALMGQRAISACHDCSDGGLAVALAEMCIGGRLGAELNLDAVPAFQAMNKTELLYSESASRLLVSVKPDLAMIFDALGQWQICTRIGTVTGDSHLTMKSGDSVIAHEHVDDLARAFKVTLDW